In the genome of Sander vitreus isolate 19-12246 chromosome 13, sanVit1, whole genome shotgun sequence, one region contains:
- the rab24 gene encoding ras-related protein Rab-24 has product MSAMRVDAKVVMLGKESVGKTSLVERYVHHRFLVGPYQNTIGAAFVAKPIQVGEKVITLGIWDTAGSERYEAMSRIYYRGARAAIVCYDLTDSSSFQRARFWVKELQNCEEHCKIYLCGTKSDLIGGDRSLRQIDYHDTQDFADEIGALHFETSSKTGNNVDELFQRVAEDYNSTALQYMTAEETGVDLSQKKDSYFYSCCHNN; this is encoded by the exons ATGAGTGCAATGCGTGTGGACGCCAAAGTGGTGATGCTGGGGAAGGAGAGCGTGGGGAAGACCAGCCTGGTGGAGAGATACGTTCATCATCGCTTCTTGGTCGGACCGTACCAGAAC ACTATCGGTGCTGCTTTTGTTGCCAAACCAATCCAGGTGGGAGAGAAAGTGATCACCCTGGGAATATGG GACACAGCTGGATCCGAGCGCTACGAAGCCATGAGCAGAATCTACTACAGAGGAGCCCGGGCAGCCATAGTCTGCTATG ACCTGACCGACAGCAGCAGCTTCCAGCGAGCTCGGTTCTGGGTGAAGGAGCTGCAGAACTGCGAGGAA CACTGTAAAATCTACCTGTGTGGCACTAAGAGCGACCTGATTGGAGGAGACCGGAGCCTGCGGCAAATCGACTACCACGATACTCAGGACTTTGCTGACG AGATCGGTGCGCTGCATTTTGAGACCTccagtaaaacaggaaacaacgTGG ATGAGTTGTTCCAGAGAGTTGCTGAGGATTACAACAGCACTGCCCTCCAGTATATGACAG CGGAGGAAACGGGCGTGGACTTGAGCCAGAAGAAAGACTCCTATTTCTACTCCTGTTGTCATAACAACTGA